The Pseudomonas sp. IAC-BECa141 genome contains the following window.
CCGCCTGCTGGGTGAGGCGCCCATCAAACGAATTCTCGACGTCGGCGCCGGTTCAGGATTTTTTTCCCATCATTTGTTGACGCACACGGCGGCACGCGAAGCCTGGTGCGTGGACATCAGCTACCCGGCCGACTCCAGCGCCACCACTGCCGGCAAACCGGTGCATTACCGTCGCTCGATCGACACCGTGGATGCTGATCTGGTGTTGCTGATGGATGTGTTGGAGCACGTCGATGATGACCTCGGCCTGCTCAAGTCTTACGTCGACAAAGTGCCCTCCGGCAGTCGCTTCCTGATGACCGTGCCGGCGTTCCAGTTCATGTGGAGCGGGCACGATGATTTTCTCGAACACAAGCGTCGCTACACCCTGGGGCAATTCGAAACTCTCGCCCGAAAGGCCGGATTGACGGTGGAGCGGGGCGCCTATTACTTCGGCGCGGTCTTCCCGATTGCGCTGGCGTCGCGCCTGATACCCGGCGCTCGGGGTTCGGCACCGCGTTCGCAATTGAAAAAACATCATCCGCTGGTCAATAGACTGCTGAAAACCCTGTGCAGCCTCGAGCTGCCGCTGATGGGCATCAACCGCGCAGGCGGACTGAGTGTGTTCGTGCTGGCGCGCAAGCCGTGATGGCGACGAAACGGTCCGCACTGATTCAGCGCGGTGTGCGTTTTGCCGTCACCGGTCTGTTCGTCACGGCGCTGCATGCGTTGGTGGCAGTGCTGTTCATCAATTTCGTCAGTCCTGTGCCTGCGTTGGCCAACGGCGTCGCCTTTATCGTGGCGACGGTGGTGTCCTACGTGATCAACACCACCTGGAGTTTTTCCGCCCGGTTGCACGGCAAGACTCTGATGCGTTTTCTGATGGTTTCGGCGGGCGGCTTTCTGTTGGCAATGTTC
Protein-coding sequences here:
- a CDS encoding class I SAM-dependent methyltransferase; translated protein: MDLKETDILGDSIGEHWYYCSKAAATRRLLGEAPIKRILDVGAGSGFFSHHLLTHTAAREAWCVDISYPADSSATTAGKPVHYRRSIDTVDADLVLLMDVLEHVDDDLGLLKSYVDKVPSGSRFLMTVPAFQFMWSGHDDFLEHKRRYTLGQFETLARKAGLTVERGAYYFGAVFPIALASRLIPGARGSAPRSQLKKHHPLVNRLLKTLCSLELPLMGINRAGGLSVFVLARKP
- a CDS encoding GtrA family protein, which gives rise to MATKRSALIQRGVRFAVTGLFVTALHALVAVLFINFVSPVPALANGVAFIVATVVSYVINTTWSFSARLHGKTLMRFLMVSAGGFLLAMFVAWAAQMAGLHYLAGIIAVALTIPAFTFVLHNFWTYR